The following are from one region of the Pirellulaceae bacterium genome:
- a CDS encoding BON domain-containing protein, translated as MIKSGYRDVTGRLRILLAESPIAEIRTIRVQQDGDRVTLQGRVRTFYAKQMAQETIRGATRGLQIVNSVDVD; from the coding sequence ATGATTAAGTCCGGATACCGAGACGTAACCGGTCGCCTCCGCATCTTGTTGGCGGAAAGCCCGATCGCTGAAATTCGGACAATTCGAGTTCAGCAAGACGGGGATCGCGTCACATTGCAAGGTCGCGTGCGAACCTTTTATGCCAAGCAGATGGCTCAAGAGACAATCCGAGGAGCTACCCGAGGACTTCAAATCGTGAATTCAGTTGATGTCGACTGA
- the lpxK gene encoding tetraacyldisaccharide 4'-kinase, protein MTSWREWLTRSNPRWYDRLARYALRCASLLYYVAILLRNRLFDWGWNKTFRSPLPIVSVGNLSVGGTGKSPVVAWIARWLRQRNLRVAILSRGYGQLDSGRNDEALELELKFPDVPHLQHWDRIASAQLAHEELEMQVLLLDDGFQHRRLARDLDIVLIDATDTPAAQWLLPAGLRREPMSSLSRAQAVIITRADHISPRDLQRIVQQVHQHQPTAVCVHAIHRPVSLWGYPDQHWSLDIVVGAKILAFCGIGNPVAFFDTLKRLGAELVGTHCWPDHHAYSAEDVQWLRDWASQHTGAKLVCTVKDLVKLQTTHIGSCELLALEIELEIISGQSELEQLLRALINQLKLHQSTSTEFTI, encoded by the coding sequence TTGACAAGCTGGCGTGAGTGGCTCACACGTTCCAACCCGCGTTGGTACGATCGACTAGCGCGATACGCATTGCGCTGCGCCAGCCTGCTGTACTACGTTGCCATACTGCTGCGCAATCGCCTTTTCGATTGGGGGTGGAACAAGACTTTTCGCAGTCCGCTACCGATCGTCTCCGTGGGAAATCTGTCGGTCGGCGGCACAGGCAAGAGTCCTGTGGTGGCTTGGATTGCCCGATGGTTGCGACAGCGCAACCTACGCGTGGCTATCCTGAGTCGCGGTTATGGACAATTGGACTCCGGCCGCAACGACGAAGCCTTGGAGTTGGAATTGAAATTTCCTGATGTGCCTCATTTGCAGCATTGGGATCGCATCGCTTCGGCCCAATTGGCGCACGAAGAATTGGAGATGCAAGTCCTGCTGCTGGACGATGGCTTTCAGCATCGCCGCTTGGCGCGAGACTTGGATATTGTGCTCATTGACGCTACCGATACGCCTGCCGCGCAGTGGTTGCTGCCAGCCGGATTACGTCGCGAGCCGATGTCCAGTCTGTCGCGTGCCCAGGCAGTCATCATTACGCGGGCAGACCATATTTCACCACGCGATCTGCAGCGCATTGTCCAGCAAGTACATCAGCATCAACCGACTGCGGTATGTGTGCATGCCATTCACCGACCCGTGTCTCTATGGGGTTATCCCGATCAACATTGGTCACTCGATATAGTCGTCGGCGCAAAGATACTAGCATTTTGTGGTATCGGTAATCCGGTTGCATTCTTTGATACGCTCAAACGATTGGGTGCCGAACTGGTCGGCACTCATTGCTGGCCAGATCATCATGCTTATTCTGCAGAAGATGTGCAATGGCTTCGTGACTGGGCCAGCCAGCACACAGGAGCAAAGCTAGTGTGCACCGTCAAGGACCTGGTCAAACTACAGACTACACATATTGGAAGCTGTGAACTGCTGGCGCTGGAAATAGAACTAGAGATCATCAGCGGCCAGTCGGAATTGGAGCAGCTCTTACGTGCGCTGATCAACCAGCTCAAATTACATCAGTCGACATCAACTGAATTCACGATTTGA
- a CDS encoding altronate dehydratase — MPDSTESPTAILIHPRDTVVVCTRPVAAGLSVGVLGRNIVARQDIPAGHKLAICDHRQGQEIVKFGWPIGQASIPISAGQHVHTHNVSCTHQVDTQASSTELPVNPPVDRQYTFDGYVRPNGRVGTRNYLAIISNVNCSASVARRIARHFEGTALQDFPNVDGVISFRHEGGCAMAWEGSRHRMLSRVLAAMARHPNVGGCLFVGLGCEQGSLDHLQRSENLHQIHLPSSAVSTNAAGSVAAEQSTARLIPMLTIQDLGGTEKTVRYGVDVVRQLLPQLNLARRTTVSASHLMLATECGGSDGYSGISANPVLGAAADLLVGCGGTVILSETPEIYGAEHLLVRRARRQEVADKLLERLEWWKQYCQQYGEQFDNNPSVGNKAGGLTTITEKSLGAVAKGGSSVLEAVYEYAQAVQQSGLVVMDTPGFDPASVTGMVAGGANLVAFTTGRGSCFGFKPVPSFKIASNSQLFQRLSDDMDFDAGPVLHGRDIPQLGRELFEELLAVASGRPTCSERLSLGDEEFVPWLVGPVL; from the coding sequence GTGCCTGATTCAACCGAATCTCCTACGGCAATACTCATACATCCGCGCGACACGGTGGTAGTTTGCACACGCCCTGTTGCGGCGGGACTGAGTGTCGGTGTTTTGGGGCGAAACATTGTGGCTCGGCAGGACATTCCAGCCGGACACAAGCTGGCGATTTGCGACCATCGCCAGGGCCAAGAAATTGTCAAGTTTGGCTGGCCGATCGGGCAAGCCAGCATCCCCATTTCTGCCGGGCAACATGTCCATACGCACAACGTTTCGTGCACGCATCAGGTGGACACTCAGGCATCATCGACTGAGCTACCGGTCAATCCACCAGTGGATCGTCAGTACACTTTTGACGGCTATGTTCGTCCCAACGGTCGCGTCGGTACGCGCAACTATTTGGCGATCATCAGCAACGTCAACTGTTCTGCGTCGGTGGCCCGCAGGATCGCCCGGCACTTTGAGGGCACTGCGCTACAAGATTTTCCAAACGTTGACGGTGTGATTTCATTTCGTCATGAAGGCGGTTGCGCCATGGCGTGGGAGGGATCGCGTCATCGCATGCTTTCGCGAGTCTTAGCAGCCATGGCTCGCCACCCAAACGTAGGTGGCTGTTTGTTCGTCGGACTGGGGTGCGAACAGGGATCGCTGGATCACTTACAACGCTCCGAGAATCTTCATCAAATACATCTCCCCAGTTCCGCTGTCTCAACCAACGCCGCCGGTTCTGTGGCTGCGGAGCAATCAACGGCGCGCCTCATTCCCATGTTGACCATTCAAGACTTGGGGGGGACAGAAAAAACAGTTCGCTATGGAGTGGATGTCGTCCGTCAGTTACTTCCACAACTCAATTTGGCACGACGCACAACGGTCAGTGCCAGCCATCTGATGTTGGCTACGGAATGCGGAGGTTCGGATGGTTATTCAGGAATTTCGGCCAATCCAGTATTGGGTGCAGCCGCCGATTTGCTAGTCGGTTGTGGAGGCACCGTGATACTGTCGGAGACTCCAGAAATCTACGGTGCCGAGCACCTGCTGGTGCGCCGTGCCAGGCGACAAGAGGTAGCGGACAAGCTACTTGAGCGGCTGGAATGGTGGAAGCAATACTGTCAGCAGTATGGTGAACAGTTCGACAATAATCCGTCGGTAGGTAACAAGGCTGGGGGGTTAACGACAATTACCGAAAAATCACTCGGAGCGGTGGCCAAGGGCGGATCGTCGGTGCTGGAAGCGGTTTACGAATACGCTCAGGCAGTTCAGCAGTCGGGCCTGGTTGTGATGGACACGCCAGGCTTCGACCCCGCCAGCGTGACAGGTATGGTGGCCGGAGGTGCTAATCTAGTTGCATTCACGACGGGGCGCGGTAGCTGTTTTGGATTCAAGCCGGTTCCAAGTTTTAAAATTGCATCCAACAGCCAGCTGTTTCAGCGCCTGTCCGACGACATGGATTTTGACGCCGGGCCGGTTCTACATGGTCGCGACATCCCGCAGTTAGGGCGTGAACTGTTTGAGGAATTGTTAGCTGTTGCCAGCGGTCGTCCAACCTGTAGCGAGCGTTTGTCGCTAGGGGATGAAGAGTTTGTTCCGTGGCTGGTTGGTCCCGTGTTATAG
- the larB gene encoding nickel pincer cofactor biosynthesis protein LarB, whose product MHLDSASRSRLVRPDYSFFSRLMLMSDHPPFAQSDADPTDWLDQARTGQLSWTQVAERLLRLEHPSGREHQPDVDRLRRCGFGEVIFGENKSARSIITIAARLLDSSQDEVLVTRCHLLDVPAIVAGFKHARFDCLGRTLRLSHRLIDDTILAPHEAATAQVCVVTAGSTDLPIAREALETLAWMRVPCRLLSDVGVAGPYRLLPHLDNLRTCRAIVVCAGMEGALASVLGGLVPCPVIAVPTSIGYGANLAGITTLLSMMSSCAAGVSVVNIDAGFKGGYVAGLIAASHPQASPTNHSC is encoded by the coding sequence GTGCACTTAGACAGCGCCAGCCGTAGCCGACTCGTTCGACCCGACTACTCATTCTTTAGCCGTTTGATGCTTATGTCCGACCATCCGCCTTTTGCTCAAAGCGATGCCGATCCTACGGATTGGCTTGACCAAGCGCGCACTGGTCAGCTCTCCTGGACTCAAGTTGCGGAGCGACTGTTGCGCTTGGAACATCCCTCTGGGAGAGAACATCAACCCGATGTCGATCGCTTGCGGCGTTGTGGATTTGGTGAAGTCATTTTCGGCGAGAACAAGTCGGCTCGGTCGATCATCACCATTGCGGCCCGTCTGTTGGATTCAAGCCAGGATGAAGTTCTGGTCACGCGCTGCCATTTGCTGGATGTGCCAGCCATCGTTGCGGGATTCAAACACGCCCGTTTTGATTGCTTAGGACGCACGCTGCGACTGAGCCATCGCCTCATCGATGACACAATTCTGGCGCCCCATGAAGCTGCCACTGCCCAAGTTTGCGTGGTCACCGCCGGCAGTACAGATTTGCCGATTGCTCGCGAAGCGCTAGAAACGTTGGCATGGATGAGAGTGCCCTGCCGACTGCTGTCTGATGTTGGCGTGGCTGGTCCCTATCGGCTGTTACCGCATCTGGACAATCTGCGAACTTGCCGTGCGATCGTGGTCTGCGCAGGGATGGAAGGCGCTCTGGCCAGCGTACTGGGTGGCTTGGTACCCTGCCCTGTCATCGCTGTACCTACCAGCATCGGATACGGCGCCAACTTGGCTGGCATCACCACGCTACTGAGCATGATGAGTAGTTGTGCAGCAGGCGTGAGTGTGGTCAATATTGACGCTGGATTCAAGGGCGGATACGTCGCGGGCTTGATCGCCGCTAGCCACCCACAGGCATCTCCAACGAATCATTCATGCTGA